A single Mangrovimonas sp. YM274 DNA region contains:
- a CDS encoding SulP family inorganic anion transporter translates to MFKNFTQNPKNDIFAGITVSLAMIPEVVAFAFVAQIDPLVALSGAFIIGLITAIFGGRPGLISGAAGAVAVIFVHLISEGHAKGMLFDTPVENMGYFYLLAAVILMGIIQIAAGVFKLGRFVRLIPHPVMMGFVNGLAIVIFLAQVRMFSHKQLEIGADGLKKYIDIPMQGMELYTMLGLVGLTMAIIWLLPKVTSKIPAALTAILVTTGIVVFFNLDVSTVGSYIVEGGGEGLKGEFPTPNLELWQNLPFNLDTLKFILPYAFLAASVGLIESLMTMNLVDELTETRGNGNRECVAQGAGNIVSGLFGGTGGCGMIGQTVININAGGRGRLSGIMMALTLLTFILFTAQYIEQVPIAALVGVMFMMVIETFAWSSFRIIRKIPVADAAVLIIVSAVTVIFDLAIAVFIGVILSALVFAWKNATMIRARKRMQPDGTKTYEIWGPLFFGSIQNFNEKFDVKNDPDNVEIDFVESRVSDHSALEAITNLVNKYEAEGKSIKLKHLSEDCKTLLYKANPKFKDVVIEDIDDPRYYLAADPEKFTKPLSEYNL, encoded by the coding sequence CATTGGCGATGATTCCCGAAGTGGTTGCCTTTGCCTTCGTGGCACAGATAGACCCCTTGGTAGCATTGTCCGGTGCCTTCATTATTGGATTGATCACCGCAATTTTTGGTGGAAGACCAGGATTGATCTCTGGCGCAGCGGGAGCTGTTGCCGTTATTTTTGTTCATCTTATTTCTGAAGGACATGCCAAAGGAATGTTGTTTGATACGCCTGTTGAAAATATGGGCTATTTCTATCTATTGGCTGCCGTCATTTTAATGGGAATTATCCAAATAGCGGCTGGTGTGTTTAAATTGGGGCGTTTTGTACGCTTGATACCGCACCCCGTAATGATGGGATTTGTAAACGGATTAGCCATCGTAATTTTTTTGGCACAAGTCCGCATGTTCTCTCACAAACAATTGGAAATTGGGGCCGATGGCCTAAAAAAATATATTGACATCCCAATGCAAGGCATGGAACTTTACACGATGCTAGGCCTTGTTGGACTTACGATGGCCATTATTTGGTTGTTGCCTAAAGTGACCTCCAAAATCCCAGCGGCCCTAACCGCAATTCTTGTTACCACGGGTATTGTAGTGTTCTTTAACCTTGATGTGAGTACTGTTGGTTCTTATATCGTAGAAGGGGGAGGTGAAGGCCTAAAAGGCGAGTTCCCGACTCCAAATCTTGAACTTTGGCAAAACCTACCTTTCAATTTAGACACTCTGAAATTTATCCTTCCATATGCTTTTTTAGCGGCATCTGTGGGGCTTATTGAATCATTGATGACCATGAACTTGGTGGATGAACTTACAGAAACCAGAGGAAACGGAAACCGTGAATGTGTAGCTCAAGGAGCAGGGAATATTGTAAGTGGTCTGTTTGGAGGCACTGGGGGTTGTGGTATGATTGGACAAACTGTCATTAACATTAATGCAGGCGGAAGAGGACGACTTTCCGGAATCATGATGGCCTTAACATTGTTGACCTTCATCCTATTTACCGCGCAATATATTGAGCAAGTACCAATTGCTGCTTTGGTAGGGGTTATGTTTATGATGGTTATTGAAACTTTTGCTTGGTCCAGTTTTAGAATTATCAGAAAAATCCCTGTGGCAGATGCCGCTGTATTGATTATTGTATCGGCGGTAACCGTTATTTTTGATTTGGCAATTGCGGTATTTATTGGAGTTATTTTATCGGCTTTGGTATTTGCGTGGAAAAATGCCACCATGATTAGAGCTCGTAAACGCATGCAACCGGACGGTACCAAAACTTATGAAATTTGGGGACCTTTATTCTTTGGGTCCATTCAAAATTTCAACGAGAAGTTTGATGTAAAAAACGACCCTGATAACGTAGAAATTGATTTTGTGGAATCTCGAGTAAGCGACCACTCTGCTTTGGAAGCCATCACAAATTTGGTGAACAAATATGAAGCTGAAGGGAAATCCATCAAACTAAAACACTTAAGCGAAGATTGCAAAACCTTGCTATATAAAGCCAATCCTAAATTTAAAGATGTGGTGATTGAAGACATCGACGATCCTAGATATTATCTGGCCGCCGATCCAGAGAAATTTACTAAACCACTCTCAGAATACAACCTATAA